A single window of Archangium gephyra DNA harbors:
- a CDS encoding PD-(D/E)XK nuclease family protein, with translation MRDVIEVSYTGDLLAHRRCPRSWAYQKHAGLRPYEQVQAMEGRLIHHAMEWMTAFFKQQHRHSTESECRTQLERYFRVLWARGIRTRFESKANTLERVLGNLFPGHYMHPTAKAAIEGAVHSEYEIRAIRQLVPARTGGKSRLLLTGILDLVVQQQQPLKYHSTWKWTDASRLEGKVTPTLTIAATGDEEIWDYKGTRASTTYLADYASC, from the coding sequence ATGCGTGACGTCATCGAAGTTTCCTACACTGGTGATCTGCTCGCGCACCGTCGGTGTCCTCGATCATGGGCTTACCAAAAGCATGCTGGATTAAGACCATACGAGCAGGTTCAAGCTATGGAAGGACGTCTCATTCACCATGCAATGGAGTGGATGACAGCGTTTTTCAAGCAACAGCATAGGCACTCGACAGAGAGTGAGTGTCGTACTCAACTTGAACGGTACTTTCGTGTACTGTGGGCTCGTGGCATCCGCACTCGTTTTGAATCAAAGGCGAACACGCTGGAGCGTGTGCTTGGCAACCTCTTTCCTGGCCATTACATGCACCCGACTGCCAAGGCTGCCATTGAGGGCGCAGTGCATTCGGAATACGAGATACGCGCTATCCGCCAACTGGTGCCTGCTCGTACAGGTGGCAAATCTAGGCTGCTGTTGACGGGAATCTTGGACTTGGTTGTTCAGCAGCAACAGCCCTTGAAGTACCATTCAACGTGGAAGTGGACGGACGCCAGTAGGCTGGAAGGAAAGGTTACTCCCACGCTGACGATTGCGGCAACCGGCGATGAGGAGATTTGGGACTATAAGGGGACACGAGCCTCAACAACTTACCTGGCAGATTACGCCAGTTGTTAA
- a CDS encoding transposase produces the protein MGYTDAFKEQMVKRMRGLPAVSASALSKQVDVPQPTLSQWLRAALERGATPPSPEEKRPEVAAALKRWTAEETLCVLAAAHGLQGEQLEPCCAGRDCIRSN, from the coding sequence ATGGGTTACACGGATGCGTTCAAGGAGCAGATGGTGAAGCGGATGCGGGGGCTGCCGGCAGTGAGCGCCTCGGCCTTGTCCAAGCAGGTGGACGTACCGCAGCCGACGCTCTCGCAGTGGCTGAGGGCAGCGCTCGAACGCGGGGCGACGCCGCCCTCGCCCGAGGAGAAGAGGCCAGAAGTAGCTGCGGCGCTCAAGCGGTGGACGGCAGAGGAGACACTGTGCGTGCTGGCAGCGGCTCATGGACTGCAAGGTGAGCAACTTGAGCCATGCTGCGCCGGGAGGGACTGCATAAGGAGCAACTGA
- the dbpB gene encoding DGQHR domain-containing protein DpdB: protein MPNELILPAVEVKQAPGRKLYCFAVDGKLVHRFAAISRVSRKEDGGLHGYQRPEVLSHIEGIRDYIESSSPMVPNAIVLAFDSRVRFKAASGVTTTPYSRPGVLIIPLGRDEQSDEQKPGFVVDGQQRIAAIRDATIRSFPICVTAFITNDVRQQTEQFLLVNSTKPLPKGLIYELLPRTDAQLPVQLHRRRLPALLLEQLNLDPNSPLKGMIHTATNPVGRIKDNSILKMLENSLNDGALHKFRKLGSKEADIESMLELLRNYWTAISRVFHPEWGLSTKQSRLMHGAGIVSMGFIMDTISEHIQSTRIPTDLQYEAELQSLRPMCRWTTGEWDFGNGQKRKWNELQNTSQDIDLLSKYLIAQYRSRVMHQEKTPHRTSRR from the coding sequence ATGCCGAACGAGCTGATCCTACCTGCAGTCGAGGTAAAACAAGCCCCAGGTCGCAAGCTGTATTGTTTTGCTGTAGACGGGAAACTAGTCCACCGATTCGCCGCCATTTCGCGAGTGAGCCGAAAGGAGGATGGCGGGCTACACGGATACCAGCGCCCAGAGGTACTCTCTCACATCGAGGGGATCCGCGACTACATCGAGAGTTCATCCCCTATGGTGCCGAATGCCATCGTCCTGGCTTTTGACTCACGGGTGCGCTTCAAGGCAGCGTCAGGAGTTACGACGACACCTTACTCTCGTCCAGGAGTGCTCATCATTCCTCTTGGAAGAGATGAACAGTCTGATGAACAAAAACCAGGCTTCGTTGTCGATGGCCAACAGCGGATAGCCGCTATACGAGATGCAACAATCCGCAGCTTTCCCATCTGCGTAACGGCATTTATTACAAATGACGTCCGGCAGCAGACTGAGCAATTCCTCCTCGTCAACTCGACAAAACCACTACCAAAGGGTCTTATCTACGAACTACTGCCCAGAACGGATGCACAACTTCCCGTTCAACTTCATCGGCGTAGGCTACCCGCCCTCCTGCTTGAGCAGCTTAACCTGGACCCAAACTCTCCTTTGAAGGGGATGATCCACACCGCGACAAATCCGGTGGGCCGGATCAAGGACAATTCCATATTGAAGATGCTCGAAAACAGCCTGAACGATGGAGCACTCCATAAGTTCAGAAAACTGGGAAGCAAAGAGGCAGACATCGAGTCCATGCTGGAGTTGTTGCGCAATTACTGGACTGCGATTTCCAGGGTCTTCCACCCAGAGTGGGGACTTTCCACCAAGCAGTCGCGGCTCATGCACGGTGCGGGAATCGTCAGTATGGGATTCATCATGGATACCATCAGCGAACACATCCAAAGCACGCGCATCCCTACTGATCTGCAATATGAAGCAGAGCTTCAATCCCTCAGACCAATGTGTCGGTGGACGACTGGTGAGTGGGATTTCGGTAACGGACAGAAGCGAAAGTGGAACGAACTTCAGAACACATCCCAGGACATCGATCTGCTTTCGAAATACCTCATCGCCCAATATAGAAGCCGGGTGATGCATCAGGAAAAGACACCCCACCGGACCTCACGGCGATGA
- the dpdA gene encoding tRNA-guanine transglycosylase DpdA, giving the protein MKFFLPDSQDLVDPSFDFERERRSTTRQRQHDDLYAHEVFSTPTIDGLLVSKGIVDGFGATGSRYTQSQRLRLLRHGAPRFFRLERAPNALKLMGDCGAFTYVHEEEPPYSVDEVLEFYENCRFDHGVSLDHVILEFNPGADIPGGKNIIDASIRARQKLTLERAKEFLRKHKAGRYSFEPLGVAQGWSPKSYASAVKSLQKMGYDYIAIGGMVPLKSREILMCLEEIQTVRNPATRLHLLGVTRTEHLREFARLGVASFDSTSPLRQAFKDDRDNYYTNGLKYTALRIPQIEGNSLLQRKILSGQIPQERARKMERACLEAMKLFEAGKHTVRQVVEVLLEYERLCDREQKKDHAGAYEKTLTDAPWRNCPCDVCKELKYHVIIFRGAERNRRRGFHNIWTFYQQLRNLGLEATNTRQETERPTHQWRSRANG; this is encoded by the coding sequence GTGAAGTTCTTTCTGCCAGACAGCCAGGATCTCGTCGATCCCTCTTTTGACTTCGAGCGCGAGCGTCGCTCAACAACCCGCCAGCGGCAGCACGATGATCTGTATGCCCATGAAGTTTTCTCCACGCCAACTATCGATGGCCTTCTAGTATCTAAAGGAATCGTCGATGGATTCGGTGCTACGGGTAGCCGCTACACCCAGTCTCAGCGCCTTCGACTGCTGCGACACGGTGCGCCCCGTTTCTTCAGGCTGGAGCGCGCCCCGAATGCGCTCAAGCTCATGGGCGATTGCGGTGCATTTACCTATGTGCATGAAGAGGAACCGCCCTATTCGGTCGACGAGGTGCTTGAATTTTATGAGAATTGCCGTTTCGACCATGGCGTATCGCTCGACCACGTCATTCTTGAATTCAACCCAGGGGCAGATATCCCAGGGGGAAAGAACATCATTGATGCATCCATCCGGGCCAGGCAGAAACTGACCCTCGAACGAGCCAAGGAGTTCCTTCGCAAGCACAAAGCAGGACGCTATTCTTTCGAGCCGCTCGGCGTGGCTCAGGGTTGGAGCCCCAAGTCCTATGCCTCAGCAGTGAAGTCACTGCAGAAGATGGGTTACGACTACATCGCAATTGGAGGGATGGTCCCGCTCAAATCGCGTGAAATCCTCATGTGCCTGGAAGAGATACAGACGGTAAGGAATCCCGCAACACGCCTGCACCTATTGGGCGTAACACGCACGGAGCACCTCCGAGAATTCGCCCGTCTAGGTGTCGCTTCATTCGATAGCACATCTCCGCTGCGACAAGCCTTCAAGGATGACCGTGACAATTACTATACAAATGGGCTCAAGTACACGGCACTCCGTATCCCGCAGATTGAGGGCAATTCTCTCCTGCAGCGGAAGATCCTTTCTGGTCAGATCCCCCAAGAGCGCGCACGCAAGATGGAGCGAGCCTGTTTAGAAGCCATGAAGCTGTTCGAAGCGGGCAAACACACGGTACGACAAGTGGTGGAGGTATTGTTGGAGTACGAGCGTCTATGCGATCGGGAGCAGAAAAAAGACCACGCAGGCGCCTACGAAAAGACATTAACTGACGCACCGTGGCGCAACTGCCCGTGTGATGTGTGTAAAGAGTTAAAGTATCACGTCATTATATTTCGTGGCGCGGAGCGCAACCGGAGGCGTGGATTCCACAACATCTGGACTTTCTACCAACAGTTGCGAAACCTTGGACTTGAAGCCACAAACACACGCCAAGAAACTGAACGACCCACGCACCAATGGAGGTCACGAGCCAATGGTTGA
- a CDS encoding bifunctional 3-(3-hydroxy-phenyl)propionate/3-hydroxycinnamic acid hydroxylase, whose amino-acid sequence MTPRVEETDVLIVGCGPVGALTANFLGLYGVRTLLIERQLAPHGLPRAITCDDEALRIYQAAGLAEPMDALMYTVPEVQMTGANGELFARVVIQGLDFGNGFPALRFFSQPYVEDVLRQGLSRFPHVELRFGQSLEAYSQDAHGISATVLDASNGSERTVRARYLLACDGGRSTLRRLAGIEMVGSTYDEQMLAISLLLPEPPPPICRMVCDPHRHIFVARCSGNEMRVDATIRHDEKAEDLLRPERLREFIAPFVDPDRATILRAAAYVFNRRMASRWRDGRLFLLGDAAHLMPPVLGQGLCSGLRDAHNLSWKLASVLHGHADEPLLDTYEQERRPHVEAMLDTSVQMGRVVLTGSRPMAMLRDNVFRALDRIPRAQRFIRNFEFKPRPLISRGFMLGGSRAHRQAPEGTYFPQPRVGAPGGEVVRLDELLGPGFAVLVHPDTRETARRGAQVLADSLGARCLCIIPPRSGQAQPGEVVDTEGKLDAWFREHKVDIAVLRPDRYLFGAVRGSHLAWLSTALRGWIHGPPGALAPPPSASALKSSVG is encoded by the coding sequence ATGACACCACGTGTGGAAGAGACGGATGTCCTCATCGTCGGCTGCGGCCCCGTGGGGGCGCTGACGGCCAATTTCCTCGGGCTGTACGGGGTGCGCACGCTCCTCATCGAGCGTCAGCTCGCCCCCCATGGTCTGCCACGCGCCATCACCTGTGACGACGAGGCCCTGCGCATCTACCAGGCCGCCGGCCTCGCCGAGCCCATGGATGCCCTCATGTACACCGTCCCCGAGGTCCAGATGACCGGGGCCAACGGTGAGCTCTTCGCCCGCGTCGTCATCCAGGGCCTCGACTTCGGCAACGGCTTCCCCGCCCTCCGCTTCTTCAGCCAGCCCTACGTCGAGGACGTCCTCCGCCAGGGCCTCTCCCGCTTCCCCCACGTCGAGCTGCGCTTCGGCCAGTCCCTCGAGGCCTACTCGCAGGACGCCCACGGCATCTCCGCCACCGTCCTCGACGCCAGCAACGGCTCCGAGCGCACCGTGCGCGCCCGCTACCTGCTGGCCTGTGACGGCGGCCGCAGCACCCTGCGCCGCCTCGCCGGCATCGAGATGGTGGGCTCCACCTATGACGAGCAGATGCTCGCCATCTCCCTCCTGCTCCCCGAGCCCCCACCGCCCATCTGCCGCATGGTGTGCGACCCCCACCGTCACATCTTCGTCGCCCGCTGCTCCGGCAACGAGATGCGCGTGGACGCCACCATCCGCCACGACGAGAAGGCCGAGGATCTGCTCCGTCCCGAGCGCCTCCGCGAGTTCATCGCCCCCTTCGTGGACCCGGATCGCGCCACCATCCTCCGCGCCGCCGCCTACGTCTTCAACCGCCGCATGGCCTCGCGCTGGCGCGACGGGCGCCTCTTCCTCCTCGGTGACGCCGCCCACCTCATGCCGCCCGTGCTCGGCCAGGGGTTGTGCTCCGGCCTGCGCGACGCCCACAACCTCTCCTGGAAGCTCGCGTCCGTGCTCCATGGCCACGCGGATGAGCCGCTGCTCGACACCTACGAGCAGGAGCGCCGCCCCCACGTCGAGGCCATGCTCGACACCAGCGTCCAGATGGGCCGCGTTGTCCTCACTGGCAGCCGCCCCATGGCCATGCTGCGCGACAACGTCTTCCGGGCGCTCGACCGCATCCCCCGCGCGCAGCGCTTCATCCGCAACTTCGAGTTCAAGCCCCGGCCCCTCATCTCCCGCGGCTTCATGCTCGGCGGCTCGCGCGCCCACCGTCAGGCCCCCGAGGGCACCTACTTCCCCCAGCCCCGCGTGGGCGCTCCGGGTGGTGAGGTGGTCCGGCTCGACGAGCTGCTGGGCCCTGGTTTCGCCGTGCTGGTGCACCCCGACACCCGGGAGACCGCACGCCGCGGTGCCCAGGTGCTCGCCGACAGCCTGGGCGCCCGTTGCCTGTGCATCATCCCCCCGCGCTCCGGCCAGGCCCAGCCTGGTGAGGTGGTGGACACCGAGGGCAAGCTCGACGCGTGGTTCCGCGAGCACAAGGTGGACATCGCCGTCCTCCGGCCGGACCGCTACCTGTTCGGCGCGGTGCGCGGCTCGCACCTCGCCTGGCTGTCCACGGCGCTGCGCGGGTGGATCCACGGCCCTCCGGGTGCCCTGGCGCCGCCTCCCTCCGCGTCCGCTCTCAAGTCGTCGGTGGGCTGA
- a CDS encoding M16 family metallopeptidase: MLRQKLLVTGLVLLAGTAACAQGRSATAGTAAATTAAQKPGAQVRTKTLKNGLKVIVWSDPDNPSVALYNWFRVGSRNERPGITGLSHFFEHMMFNGAKKYGPGEFDRVMEAHGGRNNAYTSEDVTVYQDWFPRSALEKIFDLEADRLQSLAIDPKVVESERGVVYSERRSSVDNDNNGLLMEQVQATAFVAHPYQFPVIGWPSDIESWKQEDLERYFRTYYAPNNATLIAVGAVTPEEIFSLAEKYLEPIPAQPEPEPVRTQEPPQQGERRVVVRKMAQAPLLQMAFHGLKGSDAEAPALDLLVRILTEGDSSRLHRRLVEEEQVAISVGGYRGAGFDPSLTWMLVDLPPGGDLGKAEALLDEELSKVVSAGVSDAELRKAKNIAVAEFWRSLETNSGRAQALGTYEVFHGDWQKLFQAPERYEAVTREQVQKVAAKVFARNNRSVGVLVPEAAADEAKKEAAR, encoded by the coding sequence ATGCTCAGACAGAAGTTGCTCGTCACGGGGTTGGTGCTGTTGGCCGGGACGGCCGCGTGTGCCCAGGGCCGGTCCGCGACGGCCGGGACGGCGGCCGCCACCACCGCCGCGCAGAAGCCCGGCGCCCAGGTGCGGACGAAGACGCTGAAGAACGGGTTGAAGGTCATCGTCTGGTCGGACCCGGACAACCCCAGCGTCGCGCTCTACAACTGGTTCCGCGTGGGCAGCCGCAACGAGCGCCCCGGCATCACCGGCCTGTCCCACTTCTTCGAGCACATGATGTTCAACGGCGCGAAGAAGTACGGCCCGGGTGAGTTCGATCGCGTCATGGAGGCGCACGGCGGCCGCAACAACGCCTACACCTCCGAGGACGTCACCGTGTACCAGGACTGGTTCCCGCGCTCGGCGCTGGAGAAGATCTTCGACCTGGAGGCGGACCGGTTGCAGTCGCTCGCCATCGACCCGAAGGTGGTGGAGAGCGAGCGGGGCGTCGTCTACTCGGAGCGGCGCTCCAGCGTGGACAACGACAACAACGGGCTGCTCATGGAGCAGGTGCAGGCCACCGCCTTCGTGGCCCACCCCTACCAGTTCCCCGTCATCGGCTGGCCCTCGGACATCGAGAGCTGGAAGCAGGAGGATCTGGAGCGCTACTTCCGCACCTACTACGCGCCCAACAACGCCACGCTCATCGCGGTGGGCGCGGTGACGCCCGAGGAGATCTTCTCGCTGGCGGAGAAGTACCTCGAGCCCATCCCCGCCCAGCCCGAGCCCGAGCCGGTGCGCACCCAGGAGCCGCCGCAGCAGGGCGAGCGCCGCGTGGTGGTGCGCAAGATGGCCCAGGCGCCGCTGCTGCAGATGGCCTTCCACGGCCTCAAGGGCAGTGACGCGGAGGCGCCCGCGCTCGACTTGCTGGTGCGCATCCTCACGGAGGGCGACTCCTCGCGGCTGCACCGGCGGCTGGTGGAGGAGGAGCAGGTGGCCATCAGCGTGGGCGGGTACCGGGGCGCGGGGTTCGATCCGTCGCTCACGTGGATGCTGGTGGACCTGCCGCCGGGAGGCGACCTGGGCAAGGCCGAGGCGCTGCTCGACGAGGAGCTGTCGAAGGTGGTGTCCGCGGGCGTCAGTGACGCGGAGCTGCGCAAGGCGAAGAACATCGCGGTGGCGGAGTTCTGGCGCAGCCTGGAGACGAACAGCGGCCGGGCGCAGGCGCTCGGCACCTACGAGGTGTTCCACGGTGACTGGCAGAAGCTCTTCCAGGCGCCGGAGCGCTACGAGGCGGTGACGCGCGAGCAGGTGCAGAAGGTGGCCGCGAAGGTGTTCGCGAGGAACAACCGCTCCGTGGGCGTGCTGGTGCCCGAGGCCGCGGCGGACGAGGCGAAGAAGGAGGCGGCGCGATGA
- a CDS encoding M16 family metallopeptidase yields MKVMNGKVALAALLVASTAGAQATKAPAPAAQQVRKDAAQDAVKLPKATVLELKNGARLLLVEKHEVPLVSFSAKVRGGALGDPEGKEGVAALAAELLQKGAGKRDAAQFAETVDSVGGVLGVASGRESLEIGGQFMSRDTALMVELLSDMLMRPRFDAAELDKMRERMVSELAAAKDGDLRGIIGTYFQAFHFGTHPYGRPVGGSEASLATLTREDVLAYAKAHLGGDRLILSVVGDFDAKKLAKQLEAALGGWNRAGTPVPAAPPTQPLKGRRVLLVDKPDATQTYFWAGNTGISRTDPARVDVSLANTVLGGRFTSLLNTALRVKSGLTYGAGSAVLPGIQPGPFAVSSYTKTESTGQALDMALEVLASYRQQGMDDATLASAKEYVLGQFPPTLETSQQIAARLSELAFYGLDSSDVDEFASKVAATDKARILAAIQRVMPAQEDLTVVLIGKASAIREVARKYGPVTEMRITDPYFAPRSAAKAQ; encoded by the coding sequence ATGAAGGTGATGAACGGGAAGGTGGCGCTCGCGGCGCTGCTGGTGGCCTCCACGGCGGGGGCGCAGGCGACGAAGGCTCCGGCCCCGGCGGCCCAGCAGGTGCGCAAGGACGCGGCGCAGGACGCGGTGAAGCTGCCCAAGGCCACCGTGCTGGAGCTGAAGAACGGCGCGCGGCTGCTCCTGGTGGAGAAGCACGAGGTGCCGCTGGTGTCCTTCAGCGCCAAGGTGCGCGGCGGGGCGCTCGGAGACCCGGAGGGCAAGGAGGGCGTGGCCGCGCTCGCCGCCGAGCTGCTCCAGAAGGGCGCCGGCAAGCGCGACGCCGCGCAGTTCGCCGAGACGGTGGACAGCGTGGGCGGCGTGCTCGGGGTGGCCTCCGGCCGCGAGTCGCTGGAGATCGGCGGGCAGTTCATGTCTCGCGACACCGCCCTCATGGTGGAGCTGCTCTCGGACATGTTGATGCGGCCCCGCTTCGACGCCGCCGAGCTCGACAAGATGCGCGAGCGGATGGTGTCGGAGCTCGCCGCGGCGAAGGATGGAGACCTGCGCGGCATCATCGGCACGTACTTCCAGGCCTTCCACTTCGGGACGCACCCGTATGGACGGCCGGTGGGCGGCAGCGAGGCCTCGCTGGCCACGCTCACGCGCGAGGACGTGCTGGCGTACGCCAAGGCGCACCTGGGCGGAGACCGGCTCATCCTCTCCGTGGTGGGCGACTTCGACGCGAAGAAGCTCGCGAAGCAGCTCGAGGCGGCGCTCGGCGGATGGAATCGCGCGGGCACTCCGGTGCCGGCGGCTCCGCCCACCCAGCCCCTGAAGGGCCGGCGCGTGCTGCTCGTGGACAAGCCGGACGCCACGCAGACGTACTTCTGGGCCGGCAATACCGGCATCTCGCGCACCGACCCCGCTCGCGTGGATGTGTCGCTCGCCAATACGGTGCTCGGCGGCCGCTTCACCTCGCTGCTCAATACGGCCCTGCGCGTGAAGTCCGGGCTGACGTACGGCGCCGGCTCGGCGGTGCTGCCCGGCATCCAGCCCGGCCCCTTCGCCGTCTCCTCGTACACCAAGACGGAGTCCACCGGGCAGGCCCTGGACATGGCGCTGGAGGTGCTCGCCAGCTACCGCCAGCAGGGCATGGACGACGCCACGCTCGCCTCCGCCAAGGAGTACGTGCTGGGCCAGTTCCCTCCCACCCTCGAGACCAGCCAGCAGATCGCCGCCCGGTTGTCCGAGCTCGCCTTCTACGGCCTCGACTCGAGCGACGTGGATGAGTTCGCCTCCAAGGTGGCCGCCACCGACAAGGCCCGCATCCTCGCCGCCATCCAGCGCGTCATGCCCGCCCAGGAGGACTTGACCGTCGTGCTCATCGGCAAGGCCTCGGCCATCCGGGAGGTGGCTCGCAAGTACGGGCCCGTGACGGAGATGCGCATCACGGACCCGTATTTCGCTCCCCGGAGCGCGGCGAAGGCACAGTAG
- a CDS encoding DUF1615 family protein, whose protein sequence is MGRNVLAVCGLAALAACAPRHTRPEVPLPPRVTVEQATQLVPPGEKEREGWAEDVLAALEAHRLYPSAEAVCSVLAVIEQESGFEANPAVPGLARIVQQKLEAYADKLGPLGPPAVKGLLEGKAPGHSQNFEQRLAQVKTERDLDRIFRELLEYYETEFPKTYFAAQLASGLFKSTRLEDLNPITTAGSMQVSVRFSEELAGGDERALQRVREELYTRSGGVYYGTARLLGYEAHYSEPLYRFADYNAGFYASRNAAVQAQVSRLTGLKLVTDGDLLAYDKQGEPVDEDSNSLKALLAFRERYVPEDVSERRVRKDVEKEKELAFEETDTWSAIKRVYQEQTGETPAYEQLPTVTIRSPKMSGDKSTAWFAQSVNKRFRKCMDRYAALPK, encoded by the coding sequence GTGGGGCGCAATGTGCTGGCCGTGTGCGGGCTGGCGGCGCTGGCGGCCTGCGCGCCTCGCCACACGCGGCCCGAGGTGCCCCTGCCCCCGCGCGTCACCGTGGAGCAGGCGACGCAGCTGGTGCCGCCGGGTGAGAAGGAGCGGGAGGGCTGGGCGGAGGACGTGCTGGCGGCGCTGGAGGCGCACCGGCTGTACCCCTCGGCGGAGGCGGTGTGCTCGGTGCTGGCCGTCATCGAGCAGGAGTCCGGCTTCGAGGCCAACCCGGCGGTGCCGGGCCTGGCGCGCATCGTCCAGCAGAAGCTGGAGGCCTACGCGGACAAGCTGGGCCCGCTGGGGCCGCCAGCGGTGAAGGGGCTGCTGGAGGGCAAGGCGCCGGGCCACTCGCAGAACTTCGAGCAGCGGCTCGCGCAGGTGAAGACGGAGAGGGATCTGGACCGCATCTTCCGCGAGCTGCTGGAGTACTACGAGACGGAGTTCCCGAAGACGTACTTCGCGGCGCAGCTGGCGAGCGGCCTCTTCAAGTCGACGCGGCTGGAGGACCTCAACCCCATCACCACGGCGGGCTCCATGCAGGTGAGCGTGCGTTTCTCCGAGGAGCTGGCGGGAGGCGACGAGCGCGCGCTGCAGCGGGTGCGCGAAGAGCTCTACACACGGAGTGGCGGGGTGTACTACGGCACGGCGCGGCTGCTGGGCTACGAGGCGCACTACAGCGAGCCGCTCTACCGCTTCGCGGACTACAACGCGGGCTTCTACGCCTCGCGCAACGCGGCGGTGCAGGCGCAGGTGAGCCGGCTGACGGGCCTCAAGCTGGTGACGGACGGAGACCTGCTGGCCTACGACAAGCAGGGCGAGCCGGTGGACGAGGACAGCAACTCGCTCAAGGCGCTGCTGGCCTTCCGGGAGCGGTACGTGCCGGAGGACGTGAGCGAGCGGCGGGTGCGCAAGGACGTGGAGAAGGAGAAGGAGCTGGCCTTCGAGGAGACGGACACCTGGAGCGCCATCAAGCGCGTGTACCAGGAGCAGACGGGTGAAACACCGGCCTACGAGCAGTTGCCGACGGTGACGATCCGCAGCCCGAAGATGAGCGGGGACAAGTCCACGGCGTGGTTCGCGCAGTCGGTGAACAAGCGCTTCCGCAAGTGCATGGACCGCTACGCGGCACTGCCTAAGTAG